Proteins from one Cicer arietinum cultivar CDC Frontier isolate Library 1 chromosome 3, Cicar.CDCFrontier_v2.0, whole genome shotgun sequence genomic window:
- the LOC101493157 gene encoding probable aldo-keto reductase 2 gives MSKVGRMKLGSEGMEVSLQGLGCMSMSAFYGPPKPEIDMIALIHHAIQSGVTFLDTSDIYGPHTNELLLRKALRGETREKVELGTKFGARFSEGKFEICGDPSYVRVACESSLKRLDIDCIDLYYQHRIDTRLPIEFTIGELKKLVEEGKIKYIGLSEASASTIRRAHAVHPITAVQLEWSLWSRDVEEEIIPTCRELGIGIVAYSPLGRGFFSSGAKMVENFTKDDYRQHMPRFQPENLEQNQTIFDRVNELSTKKGCTPSQLALAWLHHQGNDVCPIPGTTKIDNFNQNIAALSVKLTKEEMEEIESLADIVKGARTGREPTWKESDTPPLSSWKIE, from the exons ATGTCAAAAGTAGGAAGAATGAAGTTAGGATCAGAAGGAATGGAAGTGTCATTACAAGGACTTGGTTGTATGAGTATGTCTGCTTTCTATGGTCCTCCTAAGCCTGAAATTGACATGATTGCCCTCATCCATCATGCCATTCAATCTGGTGTCACTTTTCTTGATACTTCTGATATCTATGGTCCTCACACCAATGAACTACTTCTTCGAAAG GCTCTAAGGGGAGAGACGAGAGAGAAGGTTGAATTGGGTACCAAGTTTGGAGCAAGATTTAGTGAAGGGAAATTTGAGATTTGTGGTGATCCATCATATGTGAGAGTTGCTTGTGAGAGTAGTTTGAAGAGACTTGATATTGATTGCATTGACCTTTATTATCAACATCGTATTGATACTCGTCTACCAATTGAATTTACG ATTGGGGAGCTTAAAAAACTTGTTGAAGagggaaaaataaaatatattggtttGTCTGAGGCATCAGCTTCAACAATCAGAAGAGCACATgcagttcatccaataacagcTGTACAATTAGAGTGGTCACTTTGGTCAAGAGATGTAGAAGAAGAAATAATTCCAACTTGCAG AGAACTTGGTATTGGAATTGTTGCTTATAGTCCTCTTGGGAGAGGATTCTTTTCATCAGGAGCGAAGATGGTTGAAAACTTTACAAAAGATGACTATCGTCAg CATATGCCTAGATTTCAACCTGAAAATCTGGAGCAGAATCAAACTATATTTGATAGAGTGAATGAACTATCTACAAAGAAAGGATGTACTCCATCTCAGCTTGCATTGGCTTGGCTTCATCACCAAGGAAATGATGTGTGTCCTATACCTGGAACCACCAAAATTGACAACTTTAATCAAAACATTGCTGCTTTATCTGTTAAACTAACAAAAGAAGAAATGGAAGAAATTGAGTCCTTAGCAGATATTGTTAAGGGTGCTAGGACAGGGAGAGAACCTACATGGAAGGAATCTGATACTCCACCACTTTCTTCTTGGAAAATTGAGTAA